CAGACCTGTTACCGTCATCTATGGCTTGTGCAGCTTAGCCGTGATTTTAAGCCCAGGTCGCACCATTTCGGCTGAACGCCATGCTTATGGTATTGTATCCATTGCGATCGCCTTAGGTCTGTTGCTGGCTCGTTATCCCCGATGGGGATGGGCAACACTCCTATTTTTCACTCTAGTATTGCTCAGCTTCGCCGTTCGATTTTCCCAGCACCTTTGGGTGGCTTAGATTTTAGATTGGAAGAATGTCAGCCGGGTCGTGTATAAATGGTGTTATTATAATCAGCGAGGTTTATATTCGGCTGTATCGTTTGTTTTTATTTACGGACAGGCATGTCTCCGAATCATAAGTCTCTACATTCATTGATTTTGTGAGATACTCTATGTCGATTTACATTGGTAACCTGTCCTATGATGCTACGGAAGAAGACATCACCAGTATTTTTGCTGAATACGGGACAGTAAAGCGGGTTCAGTTACCCACGGATCGGGAAACAGGTCGGATGCGCGGCTTCGGTTTTGTGGAAATGGACTCAGAAGCTGAAGAATCTGCCGCTATTGATGCTCTAGACGGTGCTGAATGGATGGGTCGGGATTTGAAAGTGAATAAAGCTAAACCTCGTGAGCCTCGGGGTCAAGGAGGCGGTGGTCGTCGCGGCGGCGGCAACCGGGATGGATTCTCTCGACGTTACTAAACCAGAATAATGCGGGTGCAATCAGCTAATTCATGGTGGTGTTTCTCAATGTCTCCTAGATGCTGGACTATCGAGTCAACAACCCGTCGCTAAGTCTAAGTGTTGTAGCAAGAGCTTAAAAAAGTCTGTGTTGACCGGGCTAGGTTTTGCTAGCAGCCGTTATCGAGAAGTAGAGACGCGCCACGGCGCGTCTGTACGTACCTGGGAATGCGCTGGAATTGACCAGTTTAGCGGTAGTTCCAATCGGCGGAAACTGAACAGTTAAACTAAACAGGTAAAGAGCGGGTTAAGAAGCATGATATTGGGAAAGTAGCGCTCGGTAACAACTTCAAGGCTCACTTTCACCGGAATAATTCGAGTTTAAGTTTAGGCGCAAGCCAACCCATAAGCGTACAGGCTAAAAGCACCAGGAAAGCAACTGCACCGATGAAAGGCAATACAATATGCCTTCCCGTCGTTAACAAGTCTAAGGCAGTCGGGATTTTCCAATTTTCTTTGGCTCAATAGAAGCAATCGGTTTTGTCTTGCGTTCCTCTTCTACGTTCATATTTTAAATTCTACGTTCATAATCAATGACTGCCGCTTACGAGAGTTGAAGCGGCAGCTTGGAAGAATCAGATTCAAACTTGAAGATTGGAGTAGGAGTTTAGGCATTTCTGCTAGATGTTGTCAGGTATTGAGCAATTCACTCAAGCTAAGGAGGAAATAAAATGGCACAGGTGACTGTCGGTGAACATGAAGGGATCGAGTCAGCCCTCCGCCGATTTAAACAAGCTGTCTCCAAGGCGGGAATTTTTCCCGATATGAAGAAACATCGCCACTTTGAAACGCCGATTCAAAAACGTAAACGTAAAGCCATTGCTCGGCATAAGCAACTGCGGCGGCTTTCTCGCTATCGCAAAAAACGGTTTTAAGTGTTCACTCTTATGCAGTAATCATGACTCCAGAAGCTATACGTACAGTTTCTCAGCTAAGGCAAGAGTTCTACGATCGATTTGCCGCCAAGATGAACGTGCCAGTGAAGATTACAACCCGCAATTCATCAACGGGTAATCTGCCAATGGCATCTTGGATCGATGATCGGCAACGCATGAATTATTTGTGTATTTATGTTCACACAGCCCCTGATGAATTACTCCCAGAACGACCCTTTATTTTGCGTGTGTCTATTAATAAAGGAGCAGGTATTATTCAATCGAGGCTGTGGGGACGAGATTGCCGGGGAATTAATCAAAGCTGGCACTTTGACCTAACGCTATTACCTGAGGAAATTTTAGACTTTTGTACTTGGATCGTTAGGTTAATTAAATTTCATCGGCAAGGTGGTGTTCTGGATGTCCCTGAACCTCCTCATCCATTTGATTTTAAAATGTCTACTGGCAATTTGCTAGTTAATGAGGCTTGGACTCAGAAAGCTCGGCAAGAAATTAGAGTGGGTCATTAAAGGGAACGGGGAACGGGCAACAGGGAACAGTGCAAGTAGGGCTTTGGGTTTTAATTTGTGGATAAAAATAAGCTAAAAATAAAGTGATGCAGGAGAGGATCAGTTGGACAAGGAGCATCTATCCGCTGAAGCAAAGGCAATACGCGATCGCTTGTTTGGATGGGATAGTCCCACTCAAGCGCAACTCGAAGAAATTGCCACCGTTGAATACCTGTGGGGACGGCTGCTAGATACTATATTGGAAAGTTGTCCAGATAACCGAGAACGTGATCAGGCAATTGTCCACCTAGAGAGTGTGCGGGAATGGATGCGAAAGTCAATTATTCGGGGAGAGGACAGGAAGTAGGTGGAGAAATTCAAGTTAATGGCGAGGAGCGTCATACTTAAGGGAGCTTGATCTGAGGGTATTCATGGATGAAGCAACGCTGATAGGATAAAAAAGTTACCAAACTGCAACGATGTAGCCATTGGCGTTTATCGAGTCAACACAGGTTATCTTCTATGCCAACAACGACTGACTTTCTCACCTATACCCAATGGATAGGCATTCTCACCCTAGTTTTCGGAGTTCTTAGCCTCTTAGGTTTTATCTTTAAATGGGGCATCCGATTTCGGTTGGTGGGAATTACGGGCTTTATGGGGGTGCTGACGGGCGGCTTATTTGCCCTGAGTATCGTCCCGTTTAGCCGCACAGTGATTCCTGGTGCAGTCCACTTTACCTTAGTCTACGACAACGGAGGCAACCAAGCTGTTATCGCTTTGCCCACAACGATCAACGAATCTCAACTGGAAGCCAGTCTGCGCCAAGCCGCCAGCGACTTCTTTTCTTATGGGCGTTTGGGTGGAGAAAATAACCAACTGACAATTCGCGCCCGCACTGTGATCCACCCAGAACCCGGTGTATCTAAACCCCTAGTTGTAGGTAAAATCAGCCGCTCGCTGGCTGAACGTGATGATGAACAGATGACTATCAATATTTACAAAGAACGCTTGGCTCAATTACCAGACACCTCCACCTGACTTTTCAGGGGAAGTCTTGAAACCAAGTGGGTAGGGGAGATAGGGGAGATGAGGTAAGATAAAAATTCAATTAGCTGAATCCTCTGCTAAAAATGACTAACCCTGCTCCTCCCTCATTGCTGTCGCTCACAGTTGCCCCAGCGCAGGTGTTGCGCGGTGTCCCGGCATTAGCACAATCTGGAGATGCGATCGCGTCTTTGGGTCATCGTCCGCTGATTGTTGGCGGTAATCATACCTTGGCGACGTTATCACCGCAGCTACAGCCGATTTTGAAACAGCCGTCGTTAAACTGTGCTACGGCATCTTATAGTCCGGATTGCAGTGAAGTCTCCCTCGCATCCCTCAAAGAAGCAGCAACCTGCCATCAAGCCGACTTAATTATTGGTGTGGGGGGTGGCAAAGCCTTAGACACCGCTAAACTCCTAGCTCATCAATGTCACCTTCCGGTTGTGACAATTCCCACCTCTGCCGCTACTTGTGCCGCTTGGACAGCACTTTCTAATATTTACTCAAATGAAGGGGCTTTCCTGTACGATGTAAGTCTGAATCGTTGTCCAGATTTGCTGATTCTGGATTATAGCTTGATTGAAACTGCCCCCCAACGTACCTTAGTCGCTGGAATTGGAGACGCCTTAGCAAAATGGTATGAGGCATCCGTGAGTAGTGGGGATTCGGCTCAAACCTTAATTATTGCGGCGGTGCAACAGGCGAGGGTGTTACGGGATATCCTGTTTCAAAAGTCAGCAGACGCTCTAAAAACGCCAGGGAGCGAGGTTTGGCGAGAGGTGGTTGATGCTTCAGTTTTGCTGGCGGGTGTGATTGGTGGTTTAGGTGGGGCGCAGTGTCGTACTGTGGCGGCTCATGCGGTGCATAATGGTTTAACTCATCTTCCTGGTTCTCACAGCGCTTTACATGGGGAGAAAGTCGCTTATGGGATTCTGGTGCAATTGCGCTTAGAAGAAATGGTACAGGGAAATCAACTTGCCGCATCTGCACGACAACAGTTATTGAAGTTTTATCGCGAAATCGGTTTACCCCAAACTCTTGATGATTTGGGGTTAGGAAATATCACGTTGGCACAGTTGCGCCAGGGGGCAGATATTGCTTGTCAGCCGCAATCGGATATCCACAGATTACCGTTTGATGTGACACCCGAACAACTTATGGCGGCGATGGTTTCGACAACAACATTGGTGGAAAAAAATTGCAGTCCCGTTTTATCGACGGCGATGAATGAAAAATACGAATAACTGATATCTTGTATCGTTGTCAGTAAGCCCCAACACCCGCCAAGAACTCAAGTTCTTGGCTAAAAGCTTAAGTCGTCTAAAGACGACTCAAACTCTTACCCAGTAGGGTGGGTATTGCCCACTTTACCCCTATCTATTTTCTTTAAATCGCGATCGCACAGTTCTAGGTTGACCAGACTTCTATGGATCATAGCACCCACAACAAATTAGTTTCTTTCATTTGGTCGATTGCTGACGACTGCTTACGGGATGTGTTTGTCCGAGGGAAATATCGGGATGTGATTCTGCCGATGTTTGTCCTGCGGCGGTTGGATTGTCTCTTAGAAGAAACTAAGGATAAAGTAACCGAAGAAGTCCGCTTCCAGCGCGAGGATGTGGGGCTAACTGAACTTGATCCAGAGGGGTTGAGAGAGGCGTCGGATTATGTGTTCTACAACGTTTCTGACTGGACACTCAAGAAGTTAGTTTCTACGGCGGCGAATAACCGCCAAATTCTAGAGGAGAACTTTAAAGCCTATCTGAATGGGTTTAGTGAAAATGTCAAAGAAATCATCAATCGCTTTGACTTGCGAAGCCAAATTCGCAAAATGAGCCAGTCTGATGTGTTGTTAGATGTTCTAGAGAAATTTACCAGCCCAGAGATTAACCTGAGTCCCCATGAAATTACTACACCGGATGGGCGCAAGTTACCGGGGTTAAGTAATCTGGGGATGGGTTATGTTTTCGAGGAATTAATCCGCCGATTTAATGAGGAAAACAATGAAGAAGCGGGAGAACATTTCACCCCCCGCGAAGTTATTCACCTGATGACTCATCTGGTATTTTTGCCGATTAAAGACCGATTACCGCCTACCCTGTTGGGTTATGATGGGGCGTGCGGTTCCGGGGGAATGCTGACCGAATCTCAAAATTTTCTTCAAGATCCCAATGGGGAAATTGCGGCGGATACTCAAGTGTTTCTCTATGGGAAAGAGGTGAATGGGGAAACTTATGCGATTTGTAAATCGGATATGATGATTAAGGGGAATAACCCAGAAAATATCAAGTTTGGTTCCACGTTAGCAACTGATGAATTCTCCGACTTAAAGTTTGATTTTATGTTGGAGAATCCTCCCTATGGGAAATCCTGGAAGACGTCGCAGAAGTACATCATGGACGGGAAAAACGTCCTGGATTCCCGGTTTGAAGTTAAGCTCAAAAGCTTTCAAGGGGAATGGGAAACTATTGGCGCTGTGCCGCGCTCTTCTGATGGGCAATTATTGTTTCTCATGGATATGGTGAGCAAGATGAAACCCTTAGAGCAGAGTCCTTTAGGGTCGCGGATTGCGTCGGTGCATAATGGGTCAGCTTTGTTTACTGGGGATGCGGGGAGTGGGGAAAGTAATATTCGTCGCTACATTATTGAGAATGATTGGTTAGAGGCAATTATTCAGCTTCCCCAAAATATGTTCTACAATACGGGGATTTCTACTTATATTTACGGGATACGGAAAATGTGCCGTTGATGTATGGGAATTCGTCGTTGACTGAGGGAGGTGAGAAACAGCAGATTCATGAGTATTTTCTTGAGGAGGTGCGCCCCCATGTTGAGGATGCTTGGTTAGATTTGAGTAAGACTCAGATTGGTTATGAGATTAGTTTCAATAAGTATTTTTATAAGCATCAGCCGTTAAGGAGTTTGGAGGAAGTAACCCGCGATATTTTGGAATTGGAGCAGGAGACGGAAGGGTTGTTAAGGCAGTTAGTGAGTTTTGATTTGGGATAGATGCCTAGAGATATTTTCCATAATTTAGTTCGGGAGAGTTTAGAAAAAAGCGGAGGGGCTGTGAATGATTTGTTGGATGATTTTTAGGGAGTGTACGAAGTGGTGAGTTTTCCAAGGTATGAGCGTTACAAGGATAGTGGGGTTGAATGGTTGGGGCAGATTCCTGAGCATTGGGAAACTTTGCGAACTAAAAATATTTTCCGCTTAATTACGGAAGCTGCACCGAAAAATAACGATGAAGAATTACTTTCTGTTTACTCAGATATTGGAGTTAAACCAAGGCGAGAATTAGAAGAACGTGGTAATAAGGCTTCAACAACTGATGGTTATTGGATAGTAAAAAAAGGAGATGTTATCGTCAATAAACTCTTAGCTTGGATGGGTGCAATTGGAATCTCAGACTATGACGGAGTAACCAGCCCTGCTTACGATGTTTTAAGAGCGTATAAACCTATTGATAGTAAATATTATCATTACTTATTCCGTAGTCCTATTTGTTTGAGTAAGTTGAAACAACATTCGAGGGGTATTATGGAAATGCGCCTTCGTTTGTATTTTGATGAGTTTGGCAGAATTAGGCTACCTTATCCACCATTTGAGATACAAAAGCGGATTGTTGAATTTTTGGATAGGAAGTGTGGGGAGATAGAGGACGCGATCGCGCACAAAAAACGCCTCATAGAATTACTCGAAGAACAAAAGACAATCCTCATTAATCAAGCCGTCACCAAAGGCTTAGACCCCAACGCACCCATGAAAGATAGCGGGATTGAGTGGATCGGTGAGATTCCTACTCATTGGGAAGTAAAAAAACTTAAGAGAATTTCTCCCTGTATTACAGTTGGAATTGTTATAACACCTTCTAAATATTATGTTGAGGAAGGAGTAATTTGCTTACGTTCGCTAAATATTAAGCCTAACAAAATCCTAGTTAAAGATTCAGTATATATATCAGAAAGAAGCAATAAATATTTATCAAAATCGAAAATATTTGCAGGTGATATTGTATGTGTAAGAACCGGACAACCAGGTGTTTCAGCAGTGGTAGATAGAAGATTTGACGGAGCCAACTGTATTGATTTAATTATCATAAGAAAGCCAAAAAATGATTTGCCTAAATTTGTTAGCCTGGCGATGAATTCAGAAGTTTGCCGTTCACAATATTTGACTGGGGCTTCTGGAGCGATACAACAACACTTCAATATAGAAATGGCACAAAATCTAGTTATTGCTATCCCTCCATTACCAGAACAGATCAAAATATACAATCATATATCTAAAATCCAGAAAAATACTATGGATTTGATGAATTTTATAAAACGAGAAATTGATTTAATGAATGAACTAAAACAAATCCTTATAGCCGAAGCAGTAACCGGAAAAATAAAAATCTAAAATGGTTAACAAAACAATTAACCCCAAAATCCAAACCAAACAGCAAGAAATCATCAAAACTGCTGCAAAATATGGCGCATCTAACATTCGCATCTTTGGTTCTTATGCCAGAGGAGAAGAAACCCCAGATAGCGACCTAGACTTACTCATGGACATAGATGCAAATATCAGCTTACTAGACCGCATTGCCCTCATGCAAGAACTAGAAGACCTCCTTGGCATCAAAATCGACATCGCTAAACCAGAGAACCTACACGAACTCATCCGCGACAAAGTGCTAACTGAAGCAGTTCCCCTATGAAAAACGAACTCCTTTATCTGAGTAACATTTCTGAATGTATAGGAAACATTGAAACCTATACAAAAGAGGGGAAAACAGCATTCTTTCAAAACCGGATGATGCAGGATGCCGTAATTCGTAATCTAGAAATTATCGGAGAAGCAACTAAACGATTATCTCCTGAGATACGCAACCAATATCCCGATATTCCCTGGCGACAAATAGCAGGATTAAGAGATGTCCTAATCCATGATTATCTTCGAGTCGATTTAGAAGAAGTTTGGCGGATTGTAGAAATAAATTTACCCGACCTGAAAACCCGAATCAACCAAATTATTATAGATATTACTTAAAAAAGATGAACAACAGTAGCCCACCCACCTTTTCAACCTTACAACGATATACAGCCAATCTCACCTACGACGAACTATGCACAGACGATAAAACCCTAGATGCGGTCATTCATAACTTACTCATTATCGGAGAAGCAACTCAACAAATTCCTAATTCACTTCGGTTAAAATATTCACAAACAGCCGAAAATTTAGACCGCTAAAGTTCTAATCACTTAAACAACACCAAACCCTGTATATTCCCGCACAAAAGCAGGTTTCAACCCTAAAACGATATCCTCCCTAGCTACACCCCGTTTCAACAACTCCTCAGCCACCGAGAAATCAGTTGTATTTTGTTGAATCCAAACCTTTCCTTCCCTCACCTCTAGATGAATAACCACAGAATAGATTCTTTGCTGACCATTCCACCCTAAATGTAATAACAAATAACGTTCCGCTTCATGGTCAAAAACTGTTTCCGTTTCAATCGTTCCATTCACCGGAACAATCTCCCCTTGTTCTTTTAAAAAGCTACAAATAACCTGACGATATCGTTCTAATTTATCCATTGAGTAATCACCTCCTCCTCTGGGTCATACACAATCAACTTTAGCCCATATTGACGAATAATTGCCTTTGGTAACTCTCTTTGAAAGAAAGAATCGTAAGCATAAACCGGAACAGCTAGAAATAGGATGCGCTGAGGTTCAT
The nucleotide sequence above comes from Coleofasciculus chthonoplastes PCC 7420. Encoded proteins:
- a CDS encoding RNA recognition motif domain-containing protein: MSIYIGNLSYDATEEDITSIFAEYGTVKRVQLPTDRETGRMRGFGFVEMDSEAEESAAIDALDGAEWMGRDLKVNKAKPREPRGQGGGGRRGGGNRDGFSRRY
- the rpsU gene encoding 30S ribosomal protein S21; its protein translation is MAQVTVGEHEGIESALRRFKQAVSKAGIFPDMKKHRHFETPIQKRKRKAIARHKQLRRLSRYRKKRF
- a CDS encoding Ycf51 family protein, with translation MPTTTDFLTYTQWIGILTLVFGVLSLLGFIFKWGIRFRLVGITGFMGVLTGGLFALSIVPFSRTVIPGAVHFTLVYDNGGNQAVIALPTTINESQLEASLRQAASDFFSYGRLGGENNQLTIRARTVIHPEPGVSKPLVVGKISRSLAERDDEQMTINIYKERLAQLPDTST
- a CDS encoding iron-containing alcohol dehydrogenase family protein; translation: MTNPAPPSLLSLTVAPAQVLRGVPALAQSGDAIASLGHRPLIVGGNHTLATLSPQLQPILKQPSLNCATASYSPDCSEVSLASLKEAATCHQADLIIGVGGGKALDTAKLLAHQCHLPVVTIPTSAATCAAWTALSNIYSNEGAFLYDVSLNRCPDLLILDYSLIETAPQRTLVAGIGDALAKWYEASVSSGDSAQTLIIAAVQQARVLRDILFQKSADALKTPGSEVWREVVDASVLLAGVIGGLGGAQCRTVAAHAVHNGLTHLPGSHSALHGEKVAYGILVQLRLEEMVQGNQLAASARQQLLKFYREIGLPQTLDDLGLGNITLAQLRQGADIACQPQSDIHRLPFDVTPEQLMAAMVSTTTLVEKNCSPVLSTAMNEKYE
- a CDS encoding restriction endonuclease subunit S: MYEVVSFPRYERYKDSGVEWLGQIPEHWETLRTKNIFRLITEAAPKNNDEELLSVYSDIGVKPRRELEERGNKASTTDGYWIVKKGDVIVNKLLAWMGAIGISDYDGVTSPAYDVLRAYKPIDSKYYHYLFRSPICLSKLKQHSRGIMEMRLRLYFDEFGRIRLPYPPFEIQKRIVEFLDRKCGEIEDAIAHKKRLIELLEEQKTILINQAVTKGLDPNAPMKDSGIEWIGEIPTHWEVKKLKRISPCITVGIVITPSKYYVEEGVICLRSLNIKPNKILVKDSVYISERSNKYLSKSKIFAGDIVCVRTGQPGVSAVVDRRFDGANCIDLIIIRKPKNDLPKFVSLAMNSEVCRSQYLTGASGAIQQHFNIEMAQNLVIAIPPLPEQIKIYNHISKIQKNTMDLMNFIKREIDLMNELKQILIAEAVTGKIKI
- a CDS encoding nucleotidyltransferase family protein, with amino-acid sequence MVNKTINPKIQTKQQEIIKTAAKYGASNIRIFGSYARGEETPDSDLDLLMDIDANISLLDRIALMQELEDLLGIKIDIAKPENLHELIRDKVLTEAVPL
- a CDS encoding HepT-like ribonuclease domain-containing protein, coding for MKNELLYLSNISECIGNIETYTKEGKTAFFQNRMMQDAVIRNLEIIGEATKRLSPEIRNQYPDIPWRQIAGLRDVLIHDYLRVDLEEVWRIVEINLPDLKTRINQIIIDIT
- a CDS encoding HepT-like ribonuclease domain-containing protein: MNNSSPPTFSTLQRYTANLTYDELCTDDKTLDAVIHNLLIIGEATQQIPNSLRLKYSQTAENLDR
- a CDS encoding XisI protein → MDKLERYRQVICSFLKEQGEIVPVNGTIETETVFDHEAERYLLLHLGWNGQQRIYSVVIHLEVREGKVWIQQNTTDFSVAEELLKRGVAREDIVLGLKPAFVREYTGFGVV